Proteins encoded within one genomic window of Mycolicibacterium monacense:
- a CDS encoding tripartite tricarboxylate transporter permease has product MNNFDWLMQGFAEAATPMNLLYAVIGVLLGTAVGVLPGIGPAMTVALLLPVTYNVSPSAAFIMFAGIFYGGMYGGSTTSILLNTPGESSSVITAIEGNKMAKAGRAAQALATAAIGSFVAGAIGTALLAAFAPPISRFAVTLGAPSYLAIMVFALVAVTAVLGASKLRGAISLFLGLAIGVVGIDFLTGQPRATFGLPQLSDGIDIVVIAVAVFAVGEALWVAAHLRRRPAEVIPVGRPWMGRDDFRRSWKPWLRGTAYGFPFGALPAGGAELPTFLSYITEKKLAKRTGHDVEFGKGAIEGVAGPEAANNASAAGTLVPMLSLGLPTNATAAVILTAFVSYGIQPGPTLFEKEPLLIWTLIASLFIGNLLLLVLNLPLAPLWAKLLRTPRPYLYAGILFFATLGALAVNIQPLDLALLLVFGLLGLMMRRFGLPVLPLIIGVILGPRIERQLRQSLQLGGGDWTSLFTEPVAIVVYVLMALLLLAPLVLKLFHRSEDTLLIVEDDVDQQEKAART; this is encoded by the coding sequence ATGAACAATTTCGACTGGCTGATGCAGGGCTTCGCGGAGGCCGCGACGCCGATGAACCTGCTCTACGCGGTCATCGGCGTGCTGCTGGGCACCGCGGTCGGTGTGCTGCCGGGGATCGGCCCCGCGATGACGGTGGCGCTGCTGCTGCCGGTCACCTACAACGTCAGCCCGAGCGCGGCGTTCATCATGTTCGCCGGCATCTTCTACGGCGGCATGTACGGCGGATCGACCACCTCGATCCTGCTGAACACCCCCGGTGAATCGTCGTCGGTGATCACCGCGATCGAGGGCAACAAGATGGCCAAGGCCGGCCGGGCCGCCCAGGCGCTGGCCACCGCCGCGATCGGCTCGTTCGTCGCCGGTGCGATCGGCACTGCGCTGCTCGCGGCCTTCGCACCCCCGATCAGCAGGTTCGCGGTCACGCTCGGCGCGCCGTCGTACCTGGCGATCATGGTGTTCGCGCTGGTCGCGGTCACCGCGGTGCTCGGCGCCTCGAAGCTGCGCGGGGCGATCTCGCTGTTTCTCGGCCTGGCCATCGGGGTGGTGGGCATCGACTTCCTCACCGGCCAACCGCGGGCCACCTTCGGGCTACCGCAGCTGTCCGACGGTATCGACATCGTGGTGATCGCCGTCGCCGTGTTCGCCGTCGGCGAGGCGTTGTGGGTGGCCGCCCACCTGCGGCGGCGCCCCGCGGAGGTGATCCCGGTGGGCCGGCCGTGGATGGGTCGCGACGACTTTCGCCGGTCATGGAAGCCCTGGCTGCGCGGCACCGCCTACGGCTTCCCGTTCGGTGCGCTGCCCGCCGGCGGCGCCGAACTGCCGACGTTCCTGTCCTACATCACCGAGAAGAAGCTCGCGAAACGCACGGGGCACGATGTGGAGTTCGGCAAGGGCGCGATCGAGGGCGTGGCCGGACCGGAGGCGGCCAACAACGCGTCGGCGGCGGGCACGCTGGTGCCGATGCTGTCGCTCGGCCTGCCCACCAACGCCACCGCGGCGGTCATCCTGACCGCCTTCGTGTCCTACGGAATCCAGCCCGGTCCAACGCTTTTCGAGAAGGAGCCGTTGCTGATCTGGACGCTGATCGCCAGCCTGTTCATCGGCAACCTGCTGCTGTTGGTGCTCAACCTGCCGCTGGCCCCGCTGTGGGCGAAACTGCTGCGCACACCGCGGCCGTACCTGTACGCCGGCATCCTGTTCTTCGCCACGCTGGGTGCTCTGGCCGTCAACATCCAACCGCTGGACCTGGCGCTGCTGTTGGTGTTCGGACTGCTCGGGTTGATGATGCGCCGCTTCGGCCTCCCGGTGCTGCCGTTGATCATCGGGGTCATCCTCGGGCCGCGGATCGAACGCCAACTGCGGCAGAGCCTTCAACTCGGCGGCGGCGACTGGACGAGCCTGTTCACCGAACCGGTCGCGATCGTCGTCTACGTGTTGATGGCGCTGTTACTGCTGGCCCCGTTGGTGCTCAAGCTCTTTCACCGTAGCGAGGACACTCTGCTCATCGTGGAGGACGATGTGGACCAACAGGAGAAGGCGGCACGGACATGA
- a CDS encoding universal stress protein produces MIVVGYTADRFGEVAVEHGITEANRRGTGLLVVNSTAGDSYVDAAFAQSKDVSGLEAQLADCGVPYEVQQPVGVYAADALLAAMERDDAELLVIGLRHRSPVGKLLLGSVSQQVLLECPKPVLAVKPDEG; encoded by the coding sequence ATGATTGTCGTCGGATACACCGCGGACCGGTTCGGTGAGGTGGCGGTCGAACACGGGATCACCGAGGCCAACCGCCGCGGCACCGGACTGCTGGTGGTCAATTCCACCGCAGGCGACTCCTACGTCGACGCCGCGTTCGCCCAGTCCAAGGACGTCAGCGGACTCGAGGCGCAACTCGCCGACTGCGGGGTGCCGTACGAGGTGCAGCAACCCGTCGGTGTCTATGCCGCGGATGCGTTGCTCGCCGCGATGGAGCGCGACGATGCCGAACTGCTGGTGATCGGCCTGCGTCACCGCAGCCCGGTGGGGAAGCTGTTGCTGGGCAGCGTATCCCAGCAGGTGCTGCTGGAATGCCCGAAACCGGTGCTGGCCGTCAAACCGGACGAGGGCTGA
- a CDS encoding sensor domain-containing protein: MRQSRAALVVAGVCLVVTGCTTTVNAESTTPTRTMIPRPLVERELPGLLLEPEEASAVMGTTGMAPTGTESAMEDNSGIMEPRECLSIDAAAEALVYEGSEYWAERGVSMNNGDDFTHYLKQAVVLFPYREKAAAFYEASVHQWPACRQYTHTQSGSVWDVGKIVDEDHILSTTAMMQEAKAPGWGCGRALALRNNIIIDVNTCSPDPADSAVRVAAQIGENVRAQW, translated from the coding sequence ATGCGCCAATCGAGAGCCGCACTTGTTGTCGCAGGCGTCTGCCTTGTCGTCACCGGCTGCACCACGACGGTCAACGCCGAGTCCACCACACCGACCCGCACAATGATCCCGCGTCCCCTCGTCGAACGTGAGCTGCCCGGGCTGCTCCTCGAGCCCGAGGAGGCCTCCGCGGTGATGGGTACCACCGGTATGGCGCCCACCGGGACGGAGTCCGCAATGGAGGACAACAGCGGGATCATGGAGCCCCGGGAATGCCTGTCCATCGATGCCGCGGCGGAGGCGCTCGTCTACGAGGGCAGCGAATACTGGGCCGAGCGCGGTGTGAGCATGAACAACGGTGACGATTTCACCCACTACCTCAAGCAGGCGGTGGTGCTGTTCCCGTACCGGGAGAAGGCCGCCGCCTTCTACGAGGCCTCGGTTCACCAGTGGCCGGCCTGCCGCCAGTACACCCACACCCAGAGCGGGTCGGTCTGGGACGTCGGCAAGATCGTCGACGAGGACCACATCCTGAGCACGACGGCGATGATGCAGGAGGCCAAGGCGCCGGGCTGGGGCTGCGGACGCGCGCTGGCGCTGCGCAACAACATCATCATCGACGTCAACACCTGCAGCCCCGATCCGGCCGACTCGGCGGTGCGGGTCGCCGCCCAGATCGGCGAGAACGTGCGGGCCCAGTGGTAG
- a CDS encoding Rieske (2Fe-2S) protein has translation MSDVELGAVDEIPVGEGRTFTVDGDQIAVFRLRDGSLRAVDAVCPHRGGPLADGLADERVVVCPLHGHTFDLCSGAEAGGAELSVRSYPVTAVGGAIRLSRS, from the coding sequence ATGAGCGACGTGGAGCTCGGCGCGGTCGACGAGATCCCCGTCGGTGAGGGCCGCACGTTCACCGTCGACGGTGACCAGATCGCGGTGTTCCGGCTGCGTGACGGGTCGCTGCGGGCCGTGGATGCGGTGTGTCCGCACCGCGGCGGACCGCTGGCCGACGGGTTGGCCGACGAACGGGTGGTGGTGTGCCCGCTGCACGGCCACACGTTCGATCTGTGCAGCGGCGCGGAGGCGGGCGGGGCGGAACTCTCGGTGCGCAGCTACCCCGTCACCGCGGTCGGCGGGGCCATCCGGCTCAGCCGATCTTGA
- the nirB gene encoding nitrite reductase large subunit NirB — MTRRRLVVIGNGMAGVRAIEEILARGGADMFEITVFGDEPYGNYNRILLSNVLSGSDDTSEIYLNPLDWYTGNGIDLRAGVRVVRIDRYARLVHADDGTALHYDELIVATGSRSFFPPITGLWADDKTLADGVFGFRTLDDCLGMIHEAEHRTKAVVIGGGLLGLEAARGLQNRGLTVDVVHAGATLMNAQLDDTAGAILRRSVERLGITVHMDKRTTEALLGEDGKLRGIGFSDGSTVDCDMLVVAAGIRPNVGLAQRAGLTVERAIVVDDHMRSIDDDHIHVVGECAQHRGQVYGLVAPLWEQAGVLAAHLTGTDPTAAYHGSRTATKLKVAGVDVAAMGLKAPELPDDEFVQYSEPRHGVYKTIVIRDGKLVGATLLGDVSKVSFLTQAFDTGLPLPEERVSLMFDIGTPDVEVGVAELADDAQVCNCNGVSKGTLVGCVRDGEASVSGVMAKTKAGKGCGSCKELVGQIVEWAAGGAVTEDPSASWYVPGVPYDKPTLMRHIRELRLHSVSSVFAALAPDGREDAGSKMALASLLEMMWADEFVDERDARFINDRVHANIQRDGTFSVVPQMKGGVTNPWQLRRIADVADKYSIPMIKLTGGQRIDLLGVRKEDLPAVWADLDMPSGYAYGKSFRTVKTCVGSDFCRFGVGDSTALGIAIEDRYKGLASPAKMKLAVTGCPRNCAESLCKDLGVVAIDGGRWEIYVGGAAGAHIRKGDLLATVDAPDEVMTLTGRFLQYYRENANWLERTYAFVPRVGIEKIRDAIAEDAEGLDQRMQKSVDAYRDPWHDGRAPATEGQFRSSLPLLPLPQVPVR, encoded by the coding sequence ATGACGCGCAGACGACTCGTCGTCATCGGCAACGGGATGGCCGGCGTCCGCGCGATCGAGGAGATCCTCGCGCGCGGCGGCGCCGACATGTTCGAGATCACCGTGTTCGGCGACGAACCGTACGGCAACTACAACCGCATCCTGCTGTCGAACGTGTTGTCCGGCAGTGACGATACCTCCGAGATCTACCTCAACCCCCTCGACTGGTACACCGGCAACGGCATCGATCTGCGGGCCGGGGTGCGGGTGGTGCGCATCGACCGCTACGCCCGTCTGGTGCACGCCGACGACGGCACCGCACTGCACTACGACGAGCTGATCGTGGCCACCGGGAGCCGCTCCTTCTTCCCGCCGATCACCGGGTTGTGGGCCGACGACAAGACGCTGGCCGACGGGGTGTTCGGCTTCCGCACCCTCGACGACTGCCTGGGCATGATCCACGAGGCCGAACACCGGACCAAGGCCGTGGTCATCGGCGGTGGGCTGCTGGGGCTGGAAGCCGCACGCGGCCTGCAGAACCGGGGTCTGACCGTGGACGTGGTGCACGCCGGCGCAACGCTGATGAACGCCCAACTCGACGACACCGCGGGCGCGATCCTGCGACGCTCGGTCGAACGCCTGGGGATCACGGTGCACATGGACAAACGCACCACCGAGGCACTCCTCGGCGAGGACGGGAAGCTGCGCGGCATCGGCTTCTCCGACGGCAGCACCGTCGACTGCGACATGCTGGTGGTCGCGGCGGGTATCCGGCCCAACGTCGGGCTCGCGCAGCGGGCCGGCCTGACCGTCGAACGGGCCATCGTCGTCGACGACCACATGCGCTCGATCGACGACGACCACATCCACGTGGTCGGTGAGTGCGCGCAGCACCGCGGCCAGGTGTACGGGCTGGTGGCGCCGCTGTGGGAGCAGGCAGGGGTGCTGGCCGCCCACCTCACCGGCACCGACCCGACCGCGGCGTATCACGGCTCCCGGACCGCGACCAAGCTCAAGGTCGCCGGGGTCGACGTCGCCGCGATGGGGCTCAAGGCGCCCGAACTGCCCGACGACGAGTTCGTGCAGTACTCCGAGCCCAGGCACGGGGTGTACAAGACCATCGTCATCCGCGACGGAAAGCTGGTCGGGGCAACACTTCTCGGCGACGTCAGCAAGGTCTCGTTCCTGACGCAGGCGTTCGACACGGGCCTGCCGCTCCCCGAGGAGCGGGTATCGCTGATGTTCGACATCGGCACCCCCGACGTCGAGGTGGGGGTCGCCGAGCTGGCCGACGACGCGCAGGTGTGCAACTGCAACGGGGTCTCCAAGGGCACGCTCGTGGGGTGCGTGCGCGACGGGGAGGCCTCGGTGTCGGGGGTGATGGCGAAGACCAAGGCGGGCAAGGGGTGCGGCTCGTGCAAGGAACTCGTCGGCCAGATCGTCGAATGGGCCGCCGGCGGGGCCGTCACCGAGGATCCGTCGGCGTCCTGGTATGTGCCGGGTGTCCCGTACGACAAGCCGACGCTGATGCGCCACATCCGTGAGCTGCGTCTGCATTCGGTGTCCTCGGTGTTCGCCGCACTCGCCCCCGACGGCAGGGAGGACGCCGGCTCGAAGATGGCGCTGGCCTCACTGCTCGAGATGATGTGGGCCGACGAGTTCGTCGACGAGCGCGACGCCCGGTTCATCAACGACCGGGTGCATGCCAACATCCAGCGCGACGGCACCTTCTCGGTGGTTCCGCAGATGAAGGGCGGCGTCACTAACCCGTGGCAGCTGCGCCGCATCGCCGACGTCGCGGACAAGTACTCGATCCCGATGATCAAGCTCACCGGCGGGCAGCGCATCGACCTGCTCGGGGTGCGCAAAGAGGATCTGCCCGCGGTGTGGGCCGATCTGGACATGCCGTCCGGCTACGCGTACGGCAAGAGCTTCCGCACGGTGAAGACGTGCGTGGGCAGCGACTTCTGCCGGTTCGGCGTCGGTGACTCGACGGCGCTGGGGATCGCGATCGAAGACCGGTACAAGGGGTTGGCCAGTCCGGCGAAGATGAAGCTCGCCGTCACGGGATGTCCGCGCAACTGCGCCGAGTCGCTGTGCAAGGACCTCGGGGTCGTCGCGATCGACGGCGGCCGCTGGGAGATCTACGTGGGCGGGGCGGCCGGCGCGCACATCCGCAAGGGCGACCTGCTGGCCACCGTCGACGCTCCCGACGAGGTCATGACGCTGACGGGGCGGTTCCTGCAGTACTACCGGGAGAACGCCAACTGGCTGGAGCGCACCTACGCATTCGTCCCACGGGTCGGCATCGAGAAGATCCGCGACGCGATCGCCGAGGACGCCGAAGGGCTGGATCAACGGATGCAGAAGTCCGTCGACGCCTACCGCGATCCGTGGCACGACGGCCGGGCGCCGGCGACCGAGGGGCAGTTCCGGTCGTCGCTGCCGCTGCTGCCCCTTCCCCAGGTGCCCGTGCGATGA
- a CDS encoding bifunctional nitrate reductase/sulfite reductase flavoprotein subunit alpha, which yields MAVTRTACSYCGVGCGIEVHTGSEGGRPVIARVSGDRLHPTNSGRLCTKGATHAEMMNATDGRLTSALLRPTRHEEPVPAPVDDAVAEAGRRLRAIVDEHGADAVALYVSGQMSLESQYLATKLAKGFLRTKYLESNSRLCMASAATGYKQSLGADGPPGSYTDFDVTNLFFVIGSNMADCHPILHQRMVDRLKTGAKLIVVDPRRTATADRADLYLPIRPGTDVALLNGLLHLLVERGDIDEEFIAEHTEGWAHMPEFLADYAPARVAAITGLAEADLHRAAAMIAEAGDWVTCWAVGMNQSTHGTANTNAICNLHLATGAICRPGAGPMSLTGQPNAMGGREMGYMGPGLPGQRSILSAEDRAFVEQRWGLPPGTIRTDAGPGAVDMFERLAAGEIKACWIICTNPVATMPNRRTTIAGLEAAELVITQDVYRDTATNRYADIVLPATLWAESDQVMVNSDRTLTLLQQAVPPPGQTRPDWQLICRIAAELGFGADFAYTDSAQIFDEIREFSNRRTGFDLRGATYDRLRETPLQWPVPPDDGTDRHPIRYLNDGVSQDLHVDASGHRPRLAFPTPSRRAVFYARPHVDAAELPDGDFPFVLNTGRLPHQWHTMTKTGRVRALVKLDGRPFVEVHPHDAAALDIVDGQSVELTSRRGRAVLPAVVCDRVMPGNCFAPFHFNDEHGEYLTVNALTNDAVDPDSLQPEFKVCAVALRPVQTVAAPTEELRTPAPEPVASDGPLVLWASQTGTAEDFATDVAARLPGAQLVTMDELPLPRLAEARDVVVITSTFGDGGPPDNGADFFDRLQGPDAPKLDHIRFAVLGIGDRSYSDFCGHARSLDGRLASLGATRMLDRVDCEAYDQDRMEHWAQQMTHLLNPDGVDSDGGGVTTRRRTTTVAEPFTRARPLLAPLARNTLLTPAESRKEVRHFGFDISEYDVTYAAGDSLGVYATNSAVAVDAWLAATGLDGSEKVDVDGAEHSLRDALTVSYDFCRVTPDLMRFVAEQCRDRSAAKRLRAARADLDAWLVDRNGLDVVREFEVRADPRQWQEVLVRLTPRQFSISSSPLVSPHEVQLTVSVVRYRGSDGGERGGVASTFLADRATAPLPVFLQRSPHFRPPRDGVTPMIMVGPGTGIAPFRAFLQERRALGHTGPNWLFFGDRHRDENFYYRDDLEDMVTDGFLRLDLAFSRDQPKPVYVQHRMLEHGAEVWRWLERGAHLYVCGDAARMAKDVDAALTTIIRKHGGLSESAAREYKKSLVAGKRYLRDVY from the coding sequence ATGGCCGTGACCAGGACTGCGTGCTCGTACTGCGGCGTCGGCTGCGGTATCGAGGTGCACACCGGCAGCGAAGGGGGCCGACCCGTCATCGCCCGGGTGTCCGGAGATCGGTTGCACCCGACGAACTCCGGCCGGTTGTGCACCAAGGGTGCCACCCACGCTGAGATGATGAACGCCACCGACGGCCGGCTGACCTCGGCGCTGCTGCGGCCCACCCGCCACGAGGAACCGGTTCCGGCCCCGGTGGACGACGCCGTCGCCGAGGCGGGGCGGCGGCTGCGGGCCATCGTCGACGAACACGGAGCCGATGCCGTCGCACTGTACGTGTCGGGTCAGATGTCGCTCGAATCGCAGTATCTGGCAACCAAATTGGCGAAGGGCTTCCTGCGCACCAAGTACCTGGAGTCGAATTCGCGGCTGTGCATGGCCAGCGCGGCCACCGGCTACAAACAGTCGCTGGGCGCCGACGGGCCGCCGGGGTCCTACACGGACTTCGACGTCACCAACCTGTTCTTCGTCATCGGGTCGAATATGGCGGACTGTCACCCGATCCTGCACCAGCGGATGGTCGACCGCCTCAAGACGGGCGCCAAGCTCATCGTCGTCGACCCCCGCCGCACCGCCACCGCCGACCGGGCCGACCTGTACCTGCCGATCCGGCCGGGCACGGACGTGGCGCTGCTCAACGGGCTGCTGCACCTGCTGGTCGAGCGCGGCGACATCGACGAGGAGTTCATCGCCGAGCACACCGAGGGCTGGGCGCACATGCCGGAGTTCCTCGCCGACTACGCCCCGGCGCGGGTCGCCGCGATCACCGGCCTCGCCGAAGCCGATCTGCACCGTGCCGCGGCCATGATCGCCGAGGCCGGCGACTGGGTGACGTGCTGGGCGGTGGGGATGAACCAGAGCACCCACGGCACGGCGAACACCAACGCGATCTGCAACCTGCACCTGGCCACGGGCGCCATCTGCCGACCGGGTGCCGGGCCGATGTCGCTGACCGGGCAGCCCAACGCGATGGGCGGGCGCGAGATGGGCTACATGGGGCCCGGCCTGCCCGGTCAACGTTCCATCCTCTCCGCCGAGGACCGCGCGTTCGTCGAACAGCGGTGGGGTCTGCCGCCCGGCACCATCCGCACCGACGCCGGTCCCGGCGCGGTCGACATGTTCGAGCGGTTGGCCGCGGGCGAGATCAAGGCCTGCTGGATCATCTGCACCAACCCGGTGGCGACCATGCCGAATCGCAGGACCACGATCGCCGGGCTGGAGGCCGCCGAACTGGTGATCACGCAGGACGTCTACCGCGACACCGCCACCAACCGGTACGCCGACATCGTGCTGCCCGCCACCCTGTGGGCCGAATCCGATCAGGTGATGGTGAATTCGGACCGTACGCTCACGCTGTTGCAGCAGGCCGTCCCACCGCCCGGCCAGACCCGCCCCGACTGGCAGCTGATCTGCCGGATCGCCGCCGAACTGGGGTTCGGCGCGGATTTCGCCTACACCGACAGTGCCCAGATCTTCGACGAGATCCGCGAGTTCAGCAATCGCAGAACGGGTTTCGATCTTCGCGGCGCGACGTACGACCGGCTGCGCGAGACGCCGCTGCAGTGGCCGGTCCCTCCCGACGACGGAACCGACCGCCACCCGATCCGCTACCTCAACGACGGTGTGAGCCAGGATCTCCACGTCGACGCCTCCGGCCACCGCCCGCGGTTGGCGTTCCCGACACCGTCGCGGCGCGCGGTCTTCTACGCCCGCCCGCACGTCGACGCCGCGGAACTGCCCGACGGCGACTTCCCGTTCGTGCTGAACACCGGGCGTCTGCCGCACCAGTGGCACACCATGACCAAGACCGGCCGGGTGCGGGCCCTGGTCAAACTCGACGGCCGGCCGTTCGTCGAAGTCCACCCGCACGACGCCGCAGCCCTCGACATCGTCGACGGACAATCGGTCGAACTGACCTCGCGACGCGGACGCGCGGTGCTGCCCGCGGTGGTCTGCGATCGGGTGATGCCCGGAAACTGCTTTGCGCCATTCCATTTCAACGACGAACACGGCGAGTACCTCACCGTCAACGCGTTGACCAACGATGCGGTCGACCCCGACTCGCTGCAGCCGGAGTTCAAGGTGTGCGCGGTGGCGCTGCGGCCGGTGCAGACGGTCGCCGCACCCACCGAAGAGCTCCGCACCCCGGCGCCGGAACCCGTGGCATCGGACGGGCCGCTGGTGCTGTGGGCCTCGCAGACCGGCACCGCCGAGGACTTCGCCACCGACGTGGCGGCCCGACTGCCCGGTGCCCAGTTGGTCACCATGGACGAGCTGCCGCTGCCGCGGTTGGCCGAGGCGCGTGACGTCGTCGTCATCACCAGCACCTTCGGCGACGGCGGCCCGCCCGACAACGGGGCCGACTTCTTCGACCGGCTGCAGGGCCCGGACGCACCGAAGCTCGACCACATCCGCTTCGCGGTGCTCGGGATCGGCGACCGGTCCTACAGCGACTTCTGCGGGCACGCCCGCTCGCTGGACGGTCGGCTGGCCTCGCTGGGCGCCACCCGGATGCTCGACCGGGTCGACTGCGAAGCCTACGACCAGGACCGCATGGAGCACTGGGCCCAGCAGATGACCCACCTGCTGAACCCGGACGGCGTGGACTCCGACGGCGGCGGGGTCACCACGCGGCGGCGGACCACGACCGTCGCCGAACCGTTCACCCGGGCCAGGCCGCTGCTCGCGCCGCTGGCGCGCAACACGCTGCTCACCCCGGCAGAGTCCCGAAAAGAGGTGCGGCACTTCGGCTTCGACATCTCCGAATACGACGTCACCTACGCCGCGGGCGATTCACTGGGCGTCTACGCCACGAACAGCGCGGTGGCCGTCGACGCCTGGCTCGCCGCCACCGGCCTCGACGGAAGCGAGAAGGTCGACGTCGACGGTGCCGAACACAGTCTGCGGGACGCGCTCACGGTCAGCTACGACTTCTGCCGCGTCACCCCGGACCTCATGCGGTTCGTGGCCGAGCAGTGCCGCGACCGCTCGGCGGCCAAGCGACTGCGGGCGGCGCGTGCCGATCTGGACGCCTGGCTGGTCGATCGCAACGGTCTCGACGTGGTTCGCGAGTTCGAGGTTCGCGCCGATCCGCGGCAGTGGCAGGAGGTGCTGGTGCGGCTGACCCCGCGCCAGTTCTCCATCAGCAGCAGTCCGCTCGTCAGCCCGCACGAGGTGCAGTTGACGGTGTCGGTGGTGCGCTACCGGGGCAGCGACGGCGGTGAGCGCGGAGGAGTGGCGAGCACGTTCCTCGCCGACCGCGCCACCGCACCGCTTCCGGTGTTCCTGCAACGCTCCCCGCACTTCCGGCCACCCCGCGACGGCGTGACCCCGATGATCATGGTCGGACCGGGCACCGGCATCGCCCCGTTCCGGGCGTTCCTGCAGGAGCGCCGGGCGCTGGGACACACCGGGCCCAACTGGCTGTTCTTCGGCGACCGCCACCGCGACGAGAACTTCTACTACCGCGACGACCTCGAGGACATGGTCACCGACGGCTTCCTTCGCCTCGACCTGGCGTTCTCCCGTGACCAGCCGAAGCCGGTGTACGTGCAGCACCGGATGCTCGAACACGGTGCCGAGGTGTGGCGGTGGCTGGAACGCGGTGCGCATCTGTACGTCTGCGGTGACGCCGCCCGGATGGCCAAGGATGTCGATGCCGCCCTGACCACCATCATCCGGAAGCACGGCGGCCTGTCGGAATCGGCTGCGCGCGAATACAAGAAGAGCCTCGTCGCGGGGAAGCGCTACCTGCGCGACGTGTACTGA
- a CDS encoding TerC family protein, with the protein MNISPVLWGLTVAVIIALVLFDFFFHVRKAHIPTLREAAVWSAFYVGIAILFGLGVLVFGGTKPGLEYFAGYVTEKALSVDNLFVFLVIIGSFAVPRADQQKVLLFGIVFALIARTGLIFVGAALINAFAWVFYLFALILLLTAGQLIKPDDDDRGADNLVIRLARRFLRTTDDYDGDKLFTVENGKRMLTPMLLVMVAIGGTDLLFALDSIPAIFGLTQDVYIVFTATAFSLLGLRQLYFLIDGLLDRLIYLHFGLAAILAFIGVKLFLHALHENNVPFINDGEPVNVVEVSTPVSLGVIITLLLVTTVASLVSPKGRVKNAIGSAQRHATTYLNKTYYGEDAAEREKAFAKLCAEEQQIKQMPPKYRAMIRREDDLMDLLRRAHAEHDRYLAEEKST; encoded by the coding sequence ATGAACATCTCCCCTGTGCTGTGGGGGCTGACCGTCGCCGTCATCATCGCCCTGGTTCTCTTCGACTTCTTCTTCCACGTCCGCAAGGCGCACATCCCGACCTTGCGCGAGGCGGCCGTCTGGTCGGCCTTCTATGTCGGGATCGCGATCCTGTTCGGCCTCGGCGTGCTCGTGTTCGGCGGAACCAAACCCGGTCTGGAGTATTTCGCCGGGTACGTCACCGAGAAGGCGCTGTCGGTGGACAACCTGTTCGTCTTCCTCGTCATCATCGGCAGCTTCGCGGTGCCGCGCGCCGATCAACAGAAGGTCCTGCTGTTCGGCATCGTGTTCGCGCTCATCGCGCGCACCGGACTGATCTTCGTGGGCGCCGCGCTGATCAACGCCTTCGCGTGGGTCTTCTATCTGTTCGCGCTCATCCTGCTGCTCACCGCCGGTCAGCTGATCAAACCCGACGACGACGACCGCGGCGCGGACAACCTGGTGATCCGGCTGGCGCGGCGGTTCCTGCGTACCACCGACGACTACGACGGCGACAAGCTGTTCACCGTCGAGAACGGCAAGCGGATGCTGACGCCAATGCTGCTGGTCATGGTGGCCATCGGCGGCACCGACCTGCTGTTCGCCCTGGACTCGATCCCGGCGATCTTCGGCCTCACCCAGGACGTCTACATCGTCTTCACCGCCACCGCGTTCAGCCTGCTGGGGCTGCGCCAGCTGTACTTCCTGATCGACGGGCTGCTGGACCGCCTGATCTACCTGCACTTCGGGCTGGCCGCGATCCTGGCGTTCATCGGCGTCAAGCTGTTCCTGCACGCACTGCACGAGAACAACGTGCCGTTCATCAACGACGGTGAACCGGTCAACGTCGTCGAGGTCAGCACCCCGGTGTCGCTGGGCGTGATCATCACGCTGCTGCTGGTCACCACGGTGGCATCGCTGGTGTCGCCGAAGGGCCGGGTCAAGAACGCGATCGGCAGCGCCCAGCGCCACGCCACCACCTACCTGAACAAGACCTACTACGGCGAAGACGCCGCCGAACGCGAGAAGGCGTTCGCGAAGCTGTGCGCCGAGGAGCAGCAGATCAAGCAGATGCCGCCCAAGTACCGGGCCATGATCCGCCGCGAGGACGATCTGATGGATCTGCTGCGCCGTGCGCACGCCGAGCACGACCGGTATCTGGCCGAGGAGAAGTCGACGTGA